One Ricinus communis isolate WT05 ecotype wild-type chromosome 7, ASM1957865v1, whole genome shotgun sequence genomic region harbors:
- the LOC8267967 gene encoding G-type lectin S-receptor-like serine/threonine-protein kinase LECRK3: MKIGDQKLFMASILFFLFLSSLIKAAAQQRQTNISLGSSLTPTKNSSWLSPSGLYAFGFYQQGNGYAVGVFLAGAPQKTVIWTANRDDPPVSRDVTLLFTSDSGFVLQSARGQNSSVSISAVQSAASAALFDSGNFVLYNSERDIIWQSFDSPTDTLLPTQRLQAGDELISSVSATDHSTGIFRLKMQDDGNLVQYPVRTMDTAAFAYWASGTNGAGNNVTLNLDHDGRLYLLNNTGFNIKNITGGGFPMQEAIYIIRIDFDGIFRLYSYDLKENGNWSVLWSSSNDKCDPKGLCGLNSCCVLNDQEAKCVCLPGFAFVSEGNWTAGCERNSVPESCKGDDARNTIRELPNTIWEVNTYSLMSFSVKEDCEKACLEDCNCDAAFFSSGECAKQRLPLRYGRRDLSNPNSALIKVRASTSIPNIIDPTDKKKEPGKGILIVSASIFGFGLLALTIAGIMIYRYHVRAYKRISSNEHIGLSEEVAPLSFTYAELERVTDGFKEEIGRGSFGTVYKGLLSRSQKVVAVKKLERVLADGDREFQTEMKAIGKTHHKNLVRLLGYCNEGPNRLLVYEFMSNGSLSDVLFSPENRPCFAERIEIARNIARGILYLHEECETQIIHCDIKPENILMDAYMCPKISDFGLAKLLKPDQTKTMTDIRGTRGYVAPEWHRKLPVTVKADVYSFGIVLLEITCCRKNVDLSAPERECILVEWVYDCFASGELDKLVGDDEEVDKRQMNRMIKVGLWCTLDEPSLRPSMKKVLLMLEGTVDIPIPPSPTSFLSCI; the protein is encoded by the coding sequence ATGAAGATAGGTGACCAAAAACTTTTCATGGCTTCCATCTTGTTTTTTCTGTTTCTCTCATCATTAATCAAAGCTGCGGCACAACAAAGACAGACTAATATAAGCTTAGGATCTTCCCTAACACCCACCAAGAACTCTTCATGGCTGTCACCTTCTGGTCTTTACGCTTTTGGATTTTATCAACAAGGCAATGGCTATGCTGTTGGTGTTTTTCTTGCTGGAGCTCCCCAAAAGACAGTCATCTGGACCGCCAACCGCGATGATCCACCAGTTTCAAGAGATGTTACGTTGCTCTTCACTAGTGATTCCGGTTTCGTGTTGCAATCTGCGAGAGGCCAAAACAGTTCCGTTTCTATTTCTGCTGTCCAGTCTGCTGCTTCAGCTGCTTTGTTTGATTCGGGGAACTTTGTGCTTTACAACTCCGAACGTGATATAATATGGCAGAGTTTTGATAGCCCAACTGATACGTTGTTGCCTACGCAACGCCTTCAAGCTGGTGACGAGCTTATTTCCAGTGTTTCAGCAACTGATCACTCAACTGGAATTTTTCGTCTTAAGATGCAAGATGATGGAAACCTTGTGCAGTATCCGGTGAGAACTATGGATACTGCTGCATTTGCTTATTGGGCATCCGGTACTAATGGAGCAGGAAATAATGTGACACTAAATCTTGATCATGATGGTCGTCTCTATCTGCTCAATAACACTGGCTTCAACATCAAAAATATCACAGGAGGAGGGTTTCCCATGCAAGAAGCAATTTACATAATCAGAATTGATTTTGATGGAATATTCAGATTATACTCGTATGATCTGAAAGAGAACGGAAATTGGTCAGTTTTATGGTCTTCCTCAAACGACAAGTGTGATCCCAAGGGACTATGTGGTCTTAATAGCTGTTGCGTTTTAAATGATCAAGAAGCTAAATGCGTATGTCTTCCGGGATTTGCGTTTGTTTCTGAAGGGAATTGGACTGCAGGCTGTGAGAGGAACTCTGTTCCTGAAAGTTGCAAAGGCGATGATGCAAGAAACACGATTCGAGAACTTCCCAACACCATATGGGAAGTTAATACATACTCCCTTATGTCATTTTCTGTCAAAGAAGATTGTGAAAAAGCCTGTTTGGAGGACTGTAATTGCGATGCTGCATTTTTCAGCAGTGGGGAGTGCGCAAAGCAGCGGCTGCCTTTGAGATATGGAAGAAGAGACCTGAGTAATCCAAACTCGGCTTTGATCAAGGTTAGAGCATCTACATCCATTCCAAACATAATTGATCCTACTGATAAGAAGAAAGAGCCTGGCAAAGGCATACTAATTGTCAGTGCTTCAATTTTTGGTTTTGGGCTTCTTGCGTTGACAATTGCTGGCATTATGATCTATAGATATCATGTAAGGGCATATAAAAGGATCTCTAGCAATGAGCATATTGGATTAAGTGAGGAAGTTGCTCCTTTATCCTTTACCTATGCTGAACTAGAGAGAGTGACTGATGGCTTCAAGGAAGAAATCGGCAGAGGTTCTTTTGGGACAGTTTATAAAGGGCTGTTATCAAGAAGTCAGAAAGTTGTAGCTGTGAAAAAATTGGAAAGAGTTTTAGCTGATGGAGATAGAGAATTTCAGACTGAAATGAAGGCTATTGGAAAAACCCATCACAAGAATCTAGTACGCCTACTAGGTTATTGCAACGAAGGACCCAATAGGCTCTTGGTATACGAGTTCATGAGCAATGGGTCTCTTTCTGATGTACTCTTCTCACCTGAAAACAGACCTTGTTTCGCAGAAAGAATCGAAATTGCTCGAAACATAGCTAGAGGTATTCTATATCTGCATGAAGAATGTGAAACACAGATCATCCACTGCGATATAAAACCAGAGAACATATTAATGGATGCATACATGTGTCCGAAAATATCAGACTTTGGATTGGCAAAGCTACTGAAGCCAGACCAAACCAAAACCATGACAGATATAAGAGGAACAAGGGGATATGTAGCGCCAGAATGGCATCGAAAGCTGCCTGTGACTGTTAAAGCAGATGTTTATAGTTTCGGGATTGTATTGCTGGAGATAACATGTTGTCGTAAGAATGTGGATCTTAGTGCTCCAGAGAGAGAATGTATTCTTGTAGAATGGGTTTACGATTGTTTTGCAAGTGGTGAATTGGACAAACTTGTGGGTGACGATGAAGAGGTTGATAAGAGACAAATGAACAGAATGATCAAAGTGGGGCTTTGGTGCACTCTGGACGAACCATCCCTTCGCCCTTCCATGAAAAAGGTTCTGTTGATGTTGGAAGGAACAGTTGACATTCCTATACCTCCAAGTCCTACATCTTTTCTCAGCTGCATTTGA